The following are encoded together in the Colius striatus isolate bColStr4 chromosome 5, bColStr4.1.hap1, whole genome shotgun sequence genome:
- the FKBP14 gene encoding peptidyl-prolyl cis-trans isomerase FKBP14 produces MAAALRAALLAAALGCAAAALIPAADVKVEVLQKPFLCHRRTKWGDMMLVHYEGYLERDGSLFHSTHKHNNGQPMWFTLGIREAIKGWDKGLKDMCVGEKRKLTIPPALAYGKEGKGKIPPESTLIFNIDLLEIRNGPRSHESFQEMDLNDDWKLSKQEVKIYLKKEFEKHGAVVNDTQHDALVEDIFDKEDEDGDGFISAREFTYKHDEL; encoded by the exons ATGGCGGCGGCGCTGCGGGCCGCCTTGCTGGCGGCGGCGCTGGGCTGCGCGGCCGCGGCGCTCATCCCCGCGGCCGACGTGAAGGTGGAGGTGCTGCAGAAGCCGTTCCTCTGCCACCGGAGGACTAAGTGGGGGGACATGATGCTGGTTCACTACGAGGGCTACTTGGAGAGGGATGGCTCCCTGTTTCACTCCAC TCACAAGCATAACAATGGTCAACCTATGTGGTTTACACTTGGCATAAGGGAAGCTATCAAAGGCTGGGACAAAGGTCTGAAGGACATGTGTGTGGGAGAGAAGCGGAAGTTAACTATTCCACCAGCCCTTGCTtatggaaaagaagggaaag GAAAAATTCCACCTGAGAGCACATTGATTTTCAACATTGACCTGCTAGAAATTAGGAATGGACCAAGGTCTCATGAGTCATTCCAAGAGATGGATCTTAACGATGACTGGAAACTCTCCAAGCAAGAG GTGAAAATTTACTTGAAGAAGGAATTTGAAAAGCATGGAGCAGTAGTAAATGACACCCAGCATGATGCTTTGGTGGAAGACATATTTGATAAAGAAGACGAAGATGGTGATGGGTTCATCTCTGCAAGGGAATTTACATACAAGCATGATGAACTATAG
- the PLEKHA8 gene encoding pleckstrin homology domain-containing family A member 8 isoform X2: MEGVLYKWTNYLSGWQPRWFLLCGGILSYYDSQEDAWKGCKGSIQMAVCEIQVHPADNTRMDLIIPGEQYFYLKARNAVERQKWLVALGTAKACLTDSRTQKEKEFTENTEALKTKMSELRLYCNLLVQQVHKTKEASICGVSESESEIDMGALLKSTCDTFLKTLEECMQIANTAFTSELLHQTPPGSPHLAVLRTNKIKHSVLSSHTLTERQMELNSCENGSVKAEINHKEQTLIKSLECLNLDTNEGSSDISVEDQIAEDFAGMKEDGENKLQAVESCGAQKLLQSETNSLSGLTLCEEDGNENDTPTFFSVMSNRFSDIELREEEGIPTEEFLESCYAIVPVLDKLGPTVFAPVKMDFVGNIKKINQKFITNKEEFDTLQKIVLHEVNAGVAQVRNSATEALLWLKRGLKFLKGFLTEVKNGEKNIQTALNNAYGKTLRQHHGWVVRGVFAL, translated from the exons ATGGAGGGGGTGCTGTACAAGTGGACCAACTACCTGAGTG gctgGCAGCCTCGATGGTTTCTTCTCTGTGGTGGCATCCTGTCCTATTATGACTCTCAGGAAGACGCCTGGAAGGGTTGTAAGGGAAGCATCCAAATGGCTGTATGTGAAATTCAAG TTCATCCTGCAGATAACACACGAATGGATCTGATCATCCCAGGGGAGCAATACTTCTATCTGAAGGCAAGAAATGCAGTTGAAAGGCAAAAGTGGCTGGTTGCACTAGGAACTGCTAAAGCCTGTCTGACTGACAGCaggacacagaaggaaaaag agttcactgaaaacacagaagcCTTGAAGACTAAAATGTCTGAACTTAGACTGTACTGTAACCTCCTTGTTCAGCAAGTGCATAAAACGAAGGAAGCCAGCATTTGTGGTGTATCAGAATCAGAG AGTGAGATTGATATGGGAGCTCTGTTAAAATCAACCTGTGATACCTTCCTGAAGACTCTAGAAGAATGTATGCAGATTGCAAATACTGCCTTTACTTCTGAGTTATTACATCAGACCCCACCTGGATCTCCGCATTTAGCAGTCCTCAGAACAAACAAG ATAAAGCACTCTGTCTTGTCCAGTCACACCTTAACGGAAAG GCAAATGGAATTGAACTCCTGTGAAAATGGCTCTGTGAAAGCAGAAATTAACCATAAAGAGCAAACCCTTATTAAGAGCCTGGAATGTTTAAATCTGGACACAAATGAGGGGAGCAGTGATATTTCTGTTGAAGATCAAATAGCAGAGGATTTTGCAG GCATGAAAGAAGATGGAGAGAACAAGCTGCAAGCTGTAGAAAGCTGTGGTGCCCAAAAGTTGCTGCAGTCAGAAACAAATTCTTTAAGTGGATTGACTCTGTGTGAAGAAGACGGAAATGAAAATGATACTCCTACCTTCTTCAGTGTCATGAGCAATAG GTTCAGTGATATTGAACTTCGGGAGGAGGAGGGCATACCAACAGAAGAGTTTCTGGAATCATGTTATGCAATTGTGCCTGTTCTGG acaAACTGGGACCAACTGTTTTTGCTCCtgttaaaatggattttgtggGTAACATCAAG aaaataaaccagaaatttATAACCAACAAAGAAGAGTTTGATACTCTTCAGAAGATAGTGCTCCACGAAGTGAATGCAGGTGTAGCACAAGTTAGAAACTCTGCTACAGAGGCTCTCCTTTGGCTGAAAAG AGGCTTGAAGTTCTTGAAAGGGTTTTTGACAGAAGTGAAGAATGGGGAAAAGAATATCCAAACAGCTCTGA